GACCCCACTAAATTGATTGCTATGGTTGCCAGTGTATTAAAGCTATCTGTTCAAGTTCCAGTAAGTTGATTTTGACTGGGAAATGGGAGAAAATTCAAAATTAAAGAACTTCTGCCTCCTCTTTGCCCCCATCAAGAGGAAACTACGGCATTCTTTCTCAGTTCGTCTAAAGAAACCACTTCCAAAGCTCTAGCATGGGTTGCAGAGAGAATGACAGGTGGAGCAACACCTGCTTCGAGAGCTTCTTGCCAGCGAGAAGCACACAAACACCAGCGATCGCCAGGCTTCAATCCAGGAAAATTAAAATCAGGAACAGGTGTGCTTAAGTCGTTCCCCCGCAATTTCGTGAACTCTAGGAATTCTACGGTCACTTCGGCACATACGACGTGCGACCCAAAATCCTGACCACCTGTGCGACAAAAACCATCGCGGTAAAACCCAGTCATGGGAGAAGTACAGCAGGCTTCTAGGTTTCCACCAATTACATTTTTAGCTTCTATCATCGTTAATTTATTGCACTTAATTTTTCACTCTGATATAAGCCTATATTGACACTTTCCTTGTTAAATAAAAATCGCTATCCCTAATTAATTCAGAAAAGCAGGGAATTCTATAACTACTACTCATAACCAAGTTGTCAATCTTACGGTTATTAAGAATAGAGCAATATCCCAGTAGAATCTCTAGGCGCAGACATAATTGTCATTGTGGTAATTAAAGTTCTACTAAGTTATAAAGGTTTGATGTACTACTCAAAAGCCCTATCTTTAATCAGATTTTTATTGCTCTTTGCGATCGCCTACGGCTGGCGGGTACGCCATCGCGCTTGCTAAACCTAGTAACAAGTATCTTTTTACCGAAAGTCTACTGCGATTGGGGGTAAAGCGAAAAACCCAATTATTAAGTATAAATTACTAAATTAGTTATGCTCGTAATACTTAAAAATAGTAATTAACTTTATCTAAATTTGAAATTAATTCAGCTAAACTACTCTAGATTTTTTGAAAAGCTTTAGCTTATAAAACATAGTAGTAGTAGGAATTGGATTGAGCCAGGATAAATGTCAGAATTGATTCAAATTTTATTCCTTTAATTTTTACCCATAATTTTTTGGCTTTCAGGAGTTCAAATCATGCCGAAGCTAAGATTACAATCATTCTTTTACTCAGGAATTTTATTGTTAAGTACAAGTATCCCAAGTGCAGCACAATTCCAACCGTTGCTGATTTTTAATGCTCCGCCAACACCAGTTAATGGAAATGGCTATGATATAACTTCTGACATAATGGCAGATGATTTTTCATTTCCCCAAAATGTTACCTTACAAACAGTTAGTTTTTGGACTACAGACCAAAACAATTTAAGCGGATGGGATGGTACTCTTAAATACTACATCTTTGCTGACATAAATGGTAAACCTAGTTCGGTTCCTTTATACCAGGCAAATGTTTTCAATGTAAGTGTGAAAGATACTGGTAAAAAAGTTCTACAGACATTTACAGAAAATCAATTTAGTTTCACTTTTCCTACTCCAGTTAAATTAAAGGGTAATACAAAATATTGGTTAGGTATTCATCTGAATAATACCTATGTTATGAAACATATCTTTTGGGAAACTACAGATCAAGCTTTTGGCATACCATCATATTCTGCTTATCAAGGAAATTTGAATAATTGGCTGCTTAATTATAATAGCAATCTAGCATTTAAAATCAACGCTATACCTACTCAGGAAAGGGTAGCGCTGAGGAAACAATCTGCTAGCAATAGTCAGGAATTATTGGTTTTCTCAACTAAATAAAACTTGTCAGCAACCAATTTAATCATCACCCATTTGCGATCGTTCTTAATACGGGCGGGTACGCCATCGCCCTTCCTAAACTTGGTAATAGGTTTACTGCTGAAATTATAATCCGCCGAGGATCACTCAAGATTCCCACTCAAGGTATAAGTAAAACAAATCCATGCAGGATATAAGCCGCATTCTCAGGTGGAATCGCGGTTTTTTTATTGATAAGTTTCCCTTAATTACTGTGGTTGTGAGCGGGCTTGTATCAAGTAAGTACACAACTGCAAGGGTTGTGCGTATTATGTGACAAAATGAGGATTTTGACCAATGGAGGATCAAAGCAATACAAACGCGGCAAGACACAAGCGTTTGTGGAAGATATTGCAAGGAAGATGAGTTGTACTTTCCTGAAACCATAGAGTGTGGCTTATCTACACCTTGCAAGATTTCAGGAAGCGAAAATTTTTTTTAGAGTTCCACAATTACTAAAGTGAAGTTCCAATAAAAACCCCTGGTAGTTAGCCAGGGGTAATGCAAGTCAGTACTTTTTCGCATGGAATGTATCCTACTCAAATACCATAGCAACGGCCTAATTTATAGATATGCCATTTTGCCAAACAGAAAAAGCCCCCAGTGGTAAGCCGAGGGTTAATTTTTTTGGAATAGCGGTAATCTACAAAGCTATTATTCCCAGATCAATAGGCAATACAATCAGAATTTCTACATAATATCTAGTTGCTTACTTTTAAATAAGCAAAGCTGATGAGTTTCATCAGGTTTACAAAAGCGAGATAGTTGATTAAAAAATGTAAAGCATTGTAAAGTGTATTCACAGGCAAAGACAAACGAGCCTGATTCATAAATCACTAACCGCACTTATAAAACAATGACAACAACCTTACAACAGCGCTCAAGCGCCAACGTATGGGATAGATTCTGTGAGTGGATCACCAGCACCAACAACCGGATTTACATCGGTTGGTTCGGCGTAGTCATGATCCCCACCTTACTAGCCGCAACTGCTTGCTTCGTAATCGCCTTCATCGCCGCACCTCCAGTAGACATTGATGGTATCCGCGAACCAGTAGCAGGTTCCTTGATTTACGGAAATAACATCATCTCCGGTGCAGTAGTACCTTCCTCCAACGCTATCGGCTTGCACTTCTACCCAATTTGGGAAGCAGCATCCTTAGATGAGTGGTTGTACAACGGTGGTCCTTACCAATTGGTAATTTTCCACTTCCTGATTGGCGTATTCTGCTACTTAGGTCGTGAATGGGAACTATCCTACCGCTTAGGTATGCGTCCTTGGATTGCGATCGCATATTCTGCTCCAGTAGCAGCAGCAACCGCAGTATTCTTGGTATACCCCATCGGACAAGGTTCGTTCTCTGATGGTATGCCTTTAGGAATCTCAGGAACATTCAACTTCATGATCGTGTTCCAAGCAGAACACAACATCTTGATGCACCCCTTCCACCAACTAGGTGTAGCTGGTGTATTCGGTGGAAGCTTGTTCTCTGCAATGCACGGAAGTCTAGTAACTTCTTCACTAGTTCGTGAAACCACCGAAACCGAGTCCCTTAACTACGGTTACAAATTCGGTCAAGAAGAAGAAACCTACAACATCGTTGCAGCTCACGGCTACTTCGGTCGTCTAATCTTCCAATACGCTTCTTTCAACAACAGCCGTTCACTGCACTTCTTCCTCGCAGCATGGCCTGTAATCGGCATCTGGTTCACCGCCTTGGGTGTAAGCACAATGGCGTTCAACTTGAACGGTTTCAACTTCAACCAATCAATCATTGACTCTGAAGGTCGTGTGATTGCAACTTGGGCGGATGTAATCAACCGCGCTAACCTCGGTATGGAAGTAATGCACGAGCGTAACGCTCACAACTTCCCTCTAGATTTGGCATCTGCACAATCTGCTCCTGTTGCTCTTTCTGCTCCTGCTATCAACGGTTAATTTTCAAACATTAACTCTATTAGCTAAATAATAAAGCGCCCTCCCAGCTCGCGAGGGCGCTTTATTACTTATATGTATTCTTCTTGTTTCGCTTTCTGAGTATTATGAGTAAAAAAAGATAAAGGTCTAAATAATCTTCGCTGAATTGCCCTTACATTTCGTACTTAATGCGTCATAGCATTTCTTTGTGAGGCTGCACCAAACCCTTTTAACTTCTTTCTTTGTGTCCTTTACGTCCTTTGCGGTTCGTTTCTCTTTCTTCTGTCTTGTACTTAGGGCTTGCTGAAAAAAAAGAAAAGGTTGCAGTCTCTAGATTCTCAGACCAAAGAAGTATATTCAGGTGCAAGACAAGAAGGTAAAATAGCCCAAAATCCTTGCATCACAGTGGTTCGTCGCAGCATAGTGTATCATTATTAACTATGTACTGAAAAGAAGAATCAACTCCAATTCCAGCAGAAAGTTTTGAGCTTCCATTTGAGGGAAAGTTATCATCAGATAATCGTTGGGTAATTATGGCCGATTTAATACCCTGGACAGAATTTGAGTCGGAATATTCTGCCGGATTCTCCGCAGAGATAGGGGCACCAGCAAAGTCATTTCGGATGGCGTTAGGTGCATTAATAATTAAAGAGAAACTAGGTATAAGCGACAGGGAAACAGTAGAGCAAATCAAGGAGAATCTTATTTACAGTACTTTATAGGGATGTCATCTTATAGTAACAAAACTCCATTTGACGCATCCATGTTAGTACATTTTCGAGAAAGAATCAGTGCAGAACTAGTCAATAATGTGAATCAAGAAATGGTTAAGAAGATGCTAGAGTTAGCATCTTCTATTGACACCGAAAAAAAAACAGAAGACGCTCGCGAACTCGCTAACGCTGCGCTATCGACAGAAAAAGCAGCAGAACAAGGTAATACGCTAAGAAATCGAGGGAAATTAATATTAGATGCGACTTGTGTGCCTAGTGATATCAGCTATCCAACAGATTTAAACCTATTAAATCAAGCGAGAAAACAGACAGAAAGAATAATTGACTTGCTTTATGAACAGATAAAGGGAATATTAGAGAAAAAACCAAGGACTTACCGAGAAATAGCTAGGAAAGACTACTTAGAAGTAGCTAAAAAACGTCGTGTATCTCAAAAAGAGAGGAGAAAAGCGGTTAAAAAACAACTCCAATATATTAAAAGAAACTTATCCTATATTGACCAGCTAATTGTAGCAGGAGCATCTCTAAAAAGTTTAACTAATAGACAATATAAGATGTTGCTGGTAGTCGCAGAAGTATATCGTCAACAACTATGGCTGTATGAAAATAAAAAGCAGAGCATTGATGACCGTATTGTAAGTTTAAGCCAACCACATATCCGTCCAATTGTCCGAGGAAAAGCGGGTAAAGCCGTGGAATTTGGCGCTAAACTATCTGCTAGTTACTTTGATGGATATGCATTTTTAGACCATATTAGATGGGATAACTTTAATGAATCAGGA
The Nostoc punctiforme PCC 73102 genome window above contains:
- the psbA gene encoding photosystem II q(b) protein; translation: MTTTLQQRSSANVWDRFCEWITSTNNRIYIGWFGVVMIPTLLAATACFVIAFIAAPPVDIDGIREPVAGSLIYGNNIISGAVVPSSNAIGLHFYPIWEAASLDEWLYNGGPYQLVIFHFLIGVFCYLGREWELSYRLGMRPWIAIAYSAPVAAATAVFLVYPIGQGSFSDGMPLGISGTFNFMIVFQAEHNILMHPFHQLGVAGVFGGSLFSAMHGSLVTSSLVRETTETESLNYGYKFGQEEETYNIVAAHGYFGRLIFQYASFNNSRSLHFFLAAWPVIGIWFTALGVSTMAFNLNGFNFNQSIIDSEGRVIATWADVINRANLGMEVMHERNAHNFPLDLASAQSAPVALSAPAING
- a CDS encoding DUF2237 family protein, which produces MIEAKNVIGGNLEACCTSPMTGFYRDGFCRTGGQDFGSHVVCAEVTVEFLEFTKLRGNDLSTPVPDFNFPGLKPGDRWCLCASRWQEALEAGVAPPVILSATHARALEVVSLDELRKNAVVSS